Within the Miscanthus floridulus cultivar M001 chromosome 2, ASM1932011v1, whole genome shotgun sequence genome, the region TCGAGAGTAGAACGTACGCATTCATGGACCGGCCGACTTTACGCTGGCCAATGAGTGGTCGATATGATTGGTGGGCCGGAAGCGATCAGCTGGATTACTGACGCCAATGGTTGCTGACCCCGGCCCACGCCGACGTGGCGTCGGACCGCGTCAAAGTCAAACCGACCGGAGACCACAACATCGTTATTTGCCTCGTCGGCTCGACGCCGACGATATATAGGCACCGCGCGCTCGGGTTCCCGGCTGGTGGTCAGGACTCGGAGAAGATGGATGCGCCAGCACCAGCCACGACACCGGCGCCGGCACCGGCAGTGACGGCGGTGGTGGACGCGCGGTTCTGCGGGCTGGAGGCCACGGCGTTCGCGGTGACCAAGACGATCAGCCTGACAGGGCGCGACTTCACCGTCACGgacgccgccggcgccgcggtGATGCAGGTGGAGGCCGCGGTGTTCGCGCTCCTGCGCAAGTCCCTCCTCCTCGACGCCGCGCGCCGCCCGGTGCTCACCATGCAGGACTCGGGCTACTTCATGGACACCAGGTGGGAGGTGTTCAGAGGGGACAGCACCAGCCGGAGGAACCTGCTCTTCGCCGCGGTGAAGTCGTCGGCGTTCCAGATCAGGACCAAGATCTACGTCTTCCTGGCCGGCAACGCCGCCGGCGAGGAGGCGCCTGACTTCGTCATCCGAGGCAGCTACTGCGACGGCGCGTGCACCGTCTGTCGCGGCACCTCCGACGCCGCCATTGCTCAGGCGAGCAGCACCTTTCAGCTCCTAAAGACCTAAACCATACTatttttttcatgatttttcacATTTGATTTGAGCTCATCATGTAAGTGTAACCGATTTTGATATACCGTGGGTTGTCCTGCAGATCACACGCCAAAACACCGCAGGGGGTGCACTGCTCGGGAGGCACACGTATACTGCGAGGATCAGCCCAGGCATAGACCGAGCGTTCATCCTTGCACTGACCGTTATTCTGGACGAGATGCATCACCACAGGTAGAACGTTGAGGTCCCCTCTGTTTCTCAAGGAAGACGTCAAAGATCAGAATTGCTGCCACTCGTGTTCCTTTCAATCTATCTCCACCGGCTAAGTGTTTTCTCAGTTTTGATGTGTATAACAGTG harbors:
- the LOC136537744 gene encoding protein LURP-one-related 15-like, whose translation is MDAPAPATTPAPAPAVTAVVDARFCGLEATAFAVTKTISLTGRDFTVTDAAGAAVMQVEAAVFALLRKSLLLDAARRPVLTMQDSGYFMDTRWEVFRGDSTSRRNLLFAAVKSSAFQIRTKIYVFLAGNAAGEEAPDFVIRGSYCDGACTVCRGTSDAAIAQITRQNTAGGALLGRHTYTARISPGIDRAFILALTVILDEMHHHR